The Streptomyces sp. NBC_01197 genome window below encodes:
- a CDS encoding dihydrolipoamide acetyltransferase family protein, whose product MTSASGASDVNCLEFKLPDLGEGLTEAEIVRWLVEIGDVVAVDQPVVEVETAKALVEVPCPYAGMVTARFGEEGAELPVGSPLLTVTVGPEVGADTSRSKSGASDASGVSGVSGMGAVGAGAGAGDSAGASGADDNSSGNVLVGYGTGGAVAARRRRVRVTGGTRPDPAPPSALRAGPVPVISPLVRRLAREHDVELRELAGSGPDGLILRSDVEQAIRTPAADGAGRTGRVDAGRASEPVAAATAPVAATATATATATAAAESRVPLRGVRGAVAEKLARSRREIPDATCWVDADATELMAARAAMNAAAGPTVPKISVLALLARVCTAALARFPELNSTVDMEAREIVRLPSVHLGFAAQTERGLVVPVVRDADGRTTESLNGELIRLTEAARSGALTPAELTGGTFTVNNYGVFGVDGSTPIINHPEAAMLGVGRIVPKPWVHEGELAVRQVVQLSLTFDHRVCDGGTAGGFLRYVADCVEQPAVLLRGV is encoded by the coding sequence ATGACCAGTGCTTCTGGTGCTTCTGATGTGAACTGCCTGGAATTCAAGCTGCCGGACCTCGGGGAAGGGCTGACCGAGGCCGAGATCGTGCGGTGGCTGGTGGAGATCGGCGATGTCGTCGCGGTCGACCAGCCGGTCGTCGAGGTCGAAACGGCGAAGGCGCTGGTGGAGGTGCCCTGTCCGTACGCGGGCATGGTGACGGCCCGGTTCGGCGAGGAGGGTGCCGAACTGCCGGTCGGCTCCCCGCTGTTGACGGTGACAGTGGGTCCGGAGGTGGGGGCGGACACCAGTCGTAGCAAGAGTGGTGCGAGTGATGCCAGTGGTGTCAGTGGTGTCAGTGGTATGGGTGCTGTCGGCGCCGGCGCCGGTGCCGGTGATTCCGCCGGGGCTTCGGGGGCTGATGACAACTCGTCGGGGAATGTGCTCGTGGGGTACGGGACGGGTGGCGCGGTGGCCGCGCGGCGGCGGCGGGTACGGGTGACTGGTGGCACCCGGCCGGATCCGGCCCCGCCGTCCGCGCTCCGGGCCGGTCCTGTTCCGGTGATCTCTCCGCTGGTCCGGCGGCTGGCGCGCGAACACGACGTGGAACTGAGGGAGTTGGCGGGCAGCGGACCCGACGGACTGATTCTGCGCTCCGATGTGGAGCAGGCGATACGTACACCCGCGGCCGACGGGGCCGGCCGGACCGGGCGGGTGGATGCCGGCCGGGCCTCGGAACCGGTGGCGGCCGCCACCGCACCGGTGGCTGCGACCGCGACCGCGACGGCGACTGCGACAGCGGCGGCGGAGAGCCGGGTCCCGCTGCGGGGGGTGCGTGGTGCCGTCGCCGAGAAGCTCGCGCGCAGCCGTCGCGAGATCCCCGATGCGACATGCTGGGTCGACGCGGACGCCACCGAGTTGATGGCCGCGCGTGCGGCCATGAACGCGGCGGCCGGTCCGACGGTTCCGAAGATCTCGGTGCTGGCCCTGCTGGCCCGTGTCTGCACGGCGGCCCTGGCGCGTTTTCCCGAGCTGAACTCGACCGTGGACATGGAGGCGCGGGAGATCGTGCGCCTGCCGTCGGTCCACCTGGGCTTCGCCGCGCAGACCGAGCGCGGGCTGGTGGTGCCGGTGGTACGCGACGCCGACGGGCGCACCACGGAGTCGCTCAACGGGGAGCTCATACGGCTGACGGAGGCGGCCAGGAGCGGGGCGCTGACCCCGGCGGAGCTCACGGGAGGCACGTTCACGGTGAACAACTACGGGGTGTTCGGAGTCGACGGCTCCACACCGATCATCAACCACCCCGAGGCCGCGATGCTGGGTGTCGGCAGGATCGTGCCCAAGCCCTGGGTCCACGAGGGGGAGCTCGCTGTACGGCAGGTGGTGCAGCTGTCCCTCACTTTCGACCACAGGGTGTGCGACGGCGGGACGGCCGGCGGCTTCCTCCGGTACGTGGCGGACTGCGTGGAGCAGCCGGCGGTGCTGCTGCGGGGGGTCTGA
- a CDS encoding alpha-ketoacid dehydrogenase subunit beta, with protein sequence MAQALQRAMRDAMAEDPTVHVMGEDVGTLGGVFRVTDGLAREFGEDRCTDTPLAEAGILGAAVGMAMYGLRPVVEMQFDAFAYPAFEQLVSHVSRMRNRTRGALPMPIVVRVPYGGGIGGVEHHSDSSEAYYMATPGLHVVTPATVPDAYGLLREAIASDDPVIFLEPKRLYWSKAEWSPDAPAAVEPIGRAVVRRAGSSATLLTYGPSVPVCLEAAEAARDEGWDLEVVDLRSLVPFDDETVCASVRRTGRAVVVHESAGFGGPGGEIAARVTERCFHHLEAPVLRVAGFDIPYPPPMLERHHLPGVDRVLDAVARLQWEAQS encoded by the coding sequence ATGGCGCAGGCACTGCAGAGGGCGATGCGCGACGCGATGGCCGAGGACCCCACCGTGCACGTCATGGGGGAGGACGTCGGGACGCTCGGCGGGGTGTTCCGGGTCACCGACGGCCTCGCGAGGGAGTTCGGCGAGGACCGCTGTACGGACACGCCGCTCGCCGAGGCAGGCATTCTCGGGGCGGCGGTCGGTATGGCGATGTACGGGCTGCGGCCCGTGGTGGAGATGCAGTTCGACGCCTTCGCCTATCCGGCGTTCGAGCAGCTCGTCAGCCATGTGTCGCGGATGCGCAACCGCACCCGGGGCGCGCTGCCGATGCCGATCGTGGTGCGGGTGCCGTACGGCGGCGGGATCGGCGGTGTCGAGCACCACAGCGACTCGTCGGAGGCGTACTACATGGCGACTCCGGGGCTCCATGTCGTCACGCCGGCCACGGTCCCCGACGCGTACGGGCTGCTGCGCGAGGCCATCGCCTCCGACGACCCGGTCATTTTCCTGGAGCCGAAGCGGCTCTACTGGTCGAAGGCCGAGTGGTCGCCGGACGCGCCTGCCGCAGTGGAGCCGATAGGCCGGGCCGTGGTCCGGCGCGCGGGCAGCAGCGCCACTCTTCTGACGTACGGGCCCTCGGTGCCGGTCTGTCTGGAGGCGGCGGAGGCCGCTCGTGACGAGGGCTGGGACCTGGAGGTGGTGGATCTGCGCTCGCTGGTGCCGTTCGACGACGAGACGGTGTGCGCTTCGGTGCGGCGCACTGGCCGGGCGGTCGTCGTCCATGAGTCGGCCGGATTCGGCGGCCCCGGCGGGGAGATCGCCGCCCGGGTGACGGAGCGCTGCTTCCACCATCTGGAGGCGCCGGTGCTGCGGGTCGCCGGGTTCGACATCCCGTATCCGCCGCCCATGCTGGAGCGGCACCATCTGCCCGGTGTGGACCGGGTGCTGGACGCGGTCGCCCGATTGCAGTGGGAGGCGCAGAGCTGA
- the pdhA gene encoding pyruvate dehydrogenase (acetyl-transferring) E1 component subunit alpha, whose product MTVQELPGATAYPAWKIRTDPAPLLPDPEPYRVLGTEAAAGLDRELLLRLYDALVHGRRFNTQATALTKQGRLAVYPSSTGQEASEVAAALVLEDRDWLFPSYRDTLAAVARGLDPVEALTLLRGDWHTGYDPRERRIAPLSTPLATQLPHAVGLAHAARLAGDDVVALAMVGDGGTSEGDFHEALNFAAVWRAPVVFLVQNNGFAISVPLAKQTAAPSLAHKAVGYGMPGRLVDGNDAAAMHQVLSEAVRRARTGGGPTLIEAVTYRMEAHTNADDATRYRADAEVEAWRAHDPVRLLERELTGRGLLDEERRGAATEAAESMAADLRGRMNAEPLLDPMDLFAQIYDAPTPQLREQSEQLRAELEAEAGR is encoded by the coding sequence ATGACGGTCCAAGAGCTGCCCGGTGCTACTGCCTACCCGGCATGGAAGATCCGTACCGACCCCGCGCCGCTGCTCCCGGACCCGGAGCCGTACCGGGTGCTCGGTACGGAAGCCGCCGCCGGGCTCGACAGGGAGCTGCTGCTCCGGCTGTACGACGCCCTGGTGCACGGCCGGCGGTTCAACACGCAGGCGACGGCCCTCACCAAGCAGGGCAGGCTCGCTGTCTACCCGTCGTCCACCGGTCAGGAGGCATCCGAGGTGGCCGCGGCGCTGGTCCTGGAGGACCGGGACTGGCTCTTCCCCAGCTACCGGGACACCCTCGCGGCCGTGGCGCGCGGACTGGACCCGGTGGAGGCTCTGACGCTGCTGCGCGGCGACTGGCACACCGGGTACGACCCGCGTGAGCGCCGTATCGCCCCGCTGTCCACACCGCTCGCCACCCAGCTTCCGCACGCGGTCGGCCTGGCACACGCCGCCCGGCTGGCCGGGGACGACGTGGTCGCGCTGGCGATGGTCGGTGACGGAGGGACCAGCGAGGGCGACTTCCACGAGGCACTGAACTTCGCCGCCGTGTGGCGCGCCCCCGTCGTCTTCCTCGTCCAGAACAACGGTTTCGCGATCTCCGTACCCCTCGCCAAGCAGACCGCGGCCCCCTCCCTCGCCCACAAGGCGGTCGGATACGGAATGCCGGGCCGGCTCGTGGACGGGAACGACGCGGCGGCCATGCACCAGGTGCTCTCCGAAGCGGTCCGGCGGGCCAGGACCGGCGGTGGTCCGACGCTGATCGAAGCGGTGACCTACCGGATGGAGGCGCATACGAACGCCGACGACGCCACCCGCTACCGCGCGGACGCCGAAGTGGAGGCCTGGCGGGCACACGATCCGGTCCGGCTCCTGGAGCGCGAGCTGACCGGGCGCGGGCTGCTCGACGAGGAGCGCAGGGGTGCGGCCACCGAGGCCGCCGAGTCGATGGCAGCGGATCTCCGCGGACGGATGAACGCCGAGCCGCTGCTCGACCCCATGGACCTCTTCGCGCAGATCTATGACGCCCCGACGCCGCAGCTGCGCGAACAGTCGGAGCAGCTGCGCGCCGAGCTGGAAGCGGAGGCCGGGCGGTGA
- a CDS encoding Lrp/AsnC family transcriptional regulator translates to MVERRGQVAAERMADEGGPPPARSLDAIDRDILRILQQDGRASIRSVSDRVHVSRANAYARINRLIEDGVIRGFSARVDHERAGQGSSAYITLKIVQNSWRTVRKQLTELPGTAHIALVSGDFDVLLLVHSADNRALRELVLTKIQAIPEVLSTRTLLVFEETDLDPAKPSDG, encoded by the coding sequence ATGGTAGAGAGGCGGGGGCAGGTGGCAGCTGAACGAATGGCCGACGAGGGCGGGCCTCCTCCCGCGCGCTCGCTGGATGCCATCGACCGCGACATCCTGCGGATCCTGCAGCAGGACGGCCGCGCGTCGATACGGTCCGTCTCCGACCGCGTCCATGTGTCGCGCGCCAATGCGTACGCCCGCATCAACCGGCTGATCGAGGACGGCGTCATCCGCGGGTTCAGCGCCCGGGTCGACCACGAGCGCGCAGGCCAGGGGTCGTCCGCCTACATCACGCTCAAGATCGTCCAGAACTCCTGGCGCACGGTCCGCAAGCAGCTCACCGAACTGCCGGGCACCGCTCATATCGCGCTGGTCAGCGGCGATTTCGATGTGCTTCTGCTGGTGCACAGCGCCGACAACAGGGCGCTGCGTGAGCTCGTGCTGACGAAGATCCAGGCGATCCCGGAAGTGCTCTCCACCCGGACTCTGCTGGTCTTCGAGGAGACGGACCTGGATCCGGCCAAGCCTTCGGACGGATGA
- a CDS encoding TetR/AcrR family transcriptional regulator — translation MSTPKRDTYTPETLLTVAVQIFNERGYDGTSMEHLSRAAGISKSSIYHHVAGKEELLRRAVSRAIDGLFGVLDEPGAARGRAIQQVEYVTRRTVDVLMAELPYVTLLLRVRGNTKTERWAMERRREFDQRVADLLKAAVSEGDLRSDVDIRLATRLLFGMINSLVEWVRPAQGAGPDADQLAETVVQLAFEGLRTAPSH, via the coding sequence ATGAGCACCCCCAAGCGGGACACGTACACACCGGAGACCCTGCTGACGGTCGCCGTGCAGATCTTCAACGAGCGCGGCTACGACGGCACGTCCATGGAGCACCTCTCCAGGGCCGCCGGCATCTCCAAGTCCTCGATCTACCACCATGTCGCGGGCAAGGAGGAGTTGTTGCGGCGAGCGGTCAGCCGCGCCATAGACGGGCTCTTCGGCGTACTCGACGAGCCGGGGGCGGCGCGGGGGCGCGCGATCCAGCAGGTCGAGTACGTCACGCGCCGTACGGTCGACGTGCTGATGGCGGAACTCCCCTATGTGACACTCCTGTTGCGGGTGCGCGGCAATACGAAGACCGAGCGCTGGGCGATGGAGCGGCGCCGGGAGTTCGACCAGCGGGTGGCCGATCTGCTGAAGGCGGCGGTGTCCGAGGGCGATCTCCGCTCCGACGTGGACATCCGGCTGGCGACCCGGCTGCTCTTCGGGATGATCAACTCGCTGGTCGAGTGGGTCCGCCCGGCGCAAGGCGCGGGTCCCGACGCGGACCAGCTGGCGGAGACCGTCGTGCAGCTGGCGTTCGAAGGGCTGCGCACGGCTCCCTCCCACTGA
- a CDS encoding 3-hydroxyacyl-CoA dehydrogenase, which yields MTATAHLPALAPSRTVAVVGTGTMGQGIAQVALVAGHPVRLYDALPGRAEKAAEAITARLDRLVEKGRMDGPQRDAARDRLLPAADPAELADAALVIEAILEQLPVKQELFTTLEEIVTEDCLLATNTSSLSVTAIAGALRHPDRFFGMHFFNPAPLLPLVEIVSGFATDESSAARASATATAWGKTPVRCTDTPGFIVNRIARPFYAEAFAVHEERGADPATIDAVLRESGGFRMGPFELTDLIGEDVNEAVTRSVWQSFFQDPKFRPSLAQQRLVESGRLGRKSGRGWYAYGEGAGRPEPHTAPATEAPSGITVEGDLGPAAELVAMAREAGIAVREDEEDAGCRIVLPSGGQLVLADGQTSAEFRDVVYFDLALDYRSATRIALSASEVTGWETLRQSIGLFQCLGKKVSVIGDVPGMIVARTVAMMVDLAADALARGVASAQDIDTAMRLGVNYPLGPVEWGRKLGRAWAHELLDELHARVPSGRYAPSLALYRQSYVHPEKGGTV from the coding sequence ATGACCGCCACCGCACACCTTCCCGCCCTGGCGCCGAGCCGCACCGTCGCAGTCGTCGGCACCGGCACCATGGGCCAGGGCATAGCCCAGGTCGCCCTGGTCGCCGGGCACCCGGTGCGCCTCTACGACGCGCTGCCGGGCCGCGCGGAGAAGGCCGCCGAAGCCATCACCGCCCGGCTGGACCGGCTGGTCGAGAAGGGGCGCATGGACGGGCCGCAGCGGGATGCCGCGCGGGACCGCTTGCTGCCCGCCGCGGATCCGGCCGAGCTCGCCGACGCCGCGCTCGTGATCGAGGCGATCCTCGAACAACTCCCGGTCAAACAGGAACTCTTCACCACTCTTGAGGAGATCGTCACCGAGGACTGCCTGCTCGCGACCAATACCTCGTCCCTCTCCGTGACCGCCATCGCGGGCGCGCTGAGGCACCCCGACCGTTTCTTCGGGATGCACTTCTTCAACCCGGCGCCGCTGCTCCCTCTCGTCGAGATCGTCAGCGGCTTCGCCACCGACGAATCGAGCGCCGCGCGCGCGTCGGCGACGGCGACGGCCTGGGGCAAGACCCCGGTCCGCTGCACCGACACCCCTGGCTTCATCGTCAACCGCATCGCCCGCCCCTTCTACGCCGAGGCCTTCGCGGTGCACGAGGAGCGGGGCGCAGACCCGGCCACTATCGACGCGGTGCTCAGGGAGTCGGGCGGCTTCCGGATGGGCCCCTTCGAGCTGACCGACCTGATCGGCGAGGACGTGAACGAAGCGGTCACCCGCTCGGTCTGGCAGTCGTTCTTCCAGGACCCCAAATTCCGTCCTTCGCTGGCGCAGCAGCGGCTCGTCGAGTCCGGGCGGCTGGGCAGGAAGAGCGGCCGTGGCTGGTACGCGTACGGAGAGGGCGCAGGCCGGCCCGAGCCCCACACGGCCCCGGCCACCGAGGCCCCGTCCGGAATCACGGTGGAGGGCGATCTCGGGCCCGCGGCCGAACTGGTCGCGATGGCCCGTGAGGCGGGGATCGCGGTGCGCGAGGACGAGGAGGACGCGGGGTGCAGGATCGTGCTGCCCAGCGGCGGCCAGCTGGTGCTCGCCGACGGGCAGACCTCGGCAGAGTTCCGGGACGTCGTCTACTTCGACCTGGCGCTCGACTACCGGTCCGCCACCCGTATCGCGCTGTCGGCGTCCGAGGTCACCGGCTGGGAGACGCTGCGCCAGTCGATCGGCCTCTTCCAGTGCCTCGGTAAGAAGGTCAGCGTCATCGGGGACGTCCCCGGCATGATCGTCGCCCGTACGGTCGCGATGATGGTGGACCTCGCGGCGGACGCCCTGGCCAGGGGCGTCGCATCCGCACAGGACATCGATACGGCGATGCGGCTCGGCGTGAACTACCCGCTGGGGCCGGTCGAATGGGGCCGCAAGCTCGGCCGTGCCTGGGCGCACGAACTGCTCGACGAGCTCCACGCGCGCGTGCCCAGCGGCCGCTATGCGCCGTCGCTGGCGCTGTACCGGCAGTCGTACGTCCATCCGGAGAAGGGCGGAACGGTCTGA
- the paaN gene encoding phenylacetic acid degradation protein PaaN, with protein MQLTELSQTHRPTLDQALEAILTRAYWTPHPEHPKAYSGDGKAAFDALLGGRIDLGQPGTDDWTGGEVSPYGVELGITYPHPDLDVLLPAMSAGTAAWRAAGPEARAVVCLEILARISARTPEFAHAVMHTSGQAFMMAFQAGGPHAQDRGLEAVAYAYAEQVRTPSSADWSKPQGKRDPLELRKSFTAVGRGISLLIGCNTFPTWNGYPGLFASLATGNPVLVKPHPRAVLPLALTVQVAREVLSETGFDANLVALAAERPGEGIAKALAVRPEIRIIDYTGSTAFGDWLEANARQAQVYTEKAGVNTVVVDSTDDYKGMLSNLAFSLSLYSGQMCTTPQNLLIPADGITTDAGHKSYDEVVGDLAAAVGGLLGDDARANALLGALVNPDVRDRLEAAADLGEVALASREIAHPDFPEAVVRTPAIVKLDGARKHWDTAEADAAYLSECFGPVSFAVAVESTRSALDLLRRTVRDKGAMTVGAYTTSTEVERAVEEVCLEECAQLSLNLTGGVYVNQTAAFSDFHGSGGNPAANAALCDGAFVANRFRMVEVRRQA; from the coding sequence ATGCAGCTGACCGAGCTGTCCCAGACCCATCGGCCCACGCTCGACCAGGCCCTCGAAGCAATCCTTACGCGTGCGTACTGGACGCCCCACCCCGAGCACCCCAAGGCATACAGCGGTGACGGCAAAGCGGCTTTCGACGCCCTGCTGGGCGGGCGCATCGATCTGGGCCAGCCAGGCACCGACGACTGGACAGGCGGCGAAGTATCGCCGTACGGAGTCGAGTTGGGCATCACCTATCCGCACCCCGACCTGGACGTCCTGCTGCCCGCGATGAGTGCCGGCACGGCGGCGTGGCGCGCGGCCGGCCCCGAGGCCAGGGCCGTGGTCTGCCTGGAGATCCTGGCGCGGATCAGCGCCCGTACACCGGAATTCGCTCACGCGGTCATGCACACCAGTGGCCAGGCGTTCATGATGGCCTTCCAGGCGGGCGGGCCGCACGCCCAGGACCGCGGCCTGGAGGCCGTGGCATACGCCTATGCCGAGCAGGTCAGGACCCCGTCGTCGGCAGACTGGTCCAAGCCGCAGGGCAAGCGCGACCCACTGGAGCTGCGGAAGTCCTTCACGGCGGTGGGCCGCGGCATCTCCTTGCTGATCGGCTGCAACACCTTCCCCACCTGGAACGGCTATCCGGGCCTGTTCGCCTCCCTCGCCACCGGAAATCCGGTCCTGGTGAAGCCGCACCCACGCGCGGTGCTGCCGCTAGCCCTCACCGTCCAGGTGGCCCGCGAAGTCCTCTCCGAGACAGGGTTCGACGCCAATCTCGTCGCGCTGGCCGCCGAACGGCCCGGCGAGGGGATCGCCAAGGCCCTCGCTGTCCGCCCGGAGATCAGGATCATCGACTACACCGGTTCGACCGCCTTCGGCGACTGGCTGGAGGCCAACGCGCGCCAGGCGCAGGTCTACACGGAGAAGGCCGGGGTCAACACGGTCGTCGTCGACTCCACGGACGACTACAAGGGCATGCTCTCCAACCTGGCCTTCTCGCTCTCCCTGTACAGCGGCCAGATGTGCACCACCCCACAGAACCTGCTGATCCCGGCCGACGGCATCACCACGGACGCGGGCCACAAGTCGTACGACGAGGTGGTCGGCGACCTCGCAGCGGCAGTGGGAGGGCTCCTCGGCGACGACGCCCGGGCGAACGCGTTGCTGGGCGCGCTGGTCAACCCTGATGTACGGGACCGCCTCGAAGCGGCCGCGGATCTCGGTGAAGTGGCCCTCGCGTCACGGGAGATCGCCCACCCCGACTTCCCGGAAGCCGTGGTCCGTACGCCCGCGATCGTCAAGCTGGACGGCGCGCGGAAGCACTGGGACACAGCGGAGGCCGACGCGGCCTACCTCTCCGAGTGCTTCGGACCTGTCTCGTTCGCGGTGGCCGTCGAATCGACCAGGTCCGCACTCGACCTGCTCCGCCGCACAGTCCGCGACAAGGGAGCCATGACGGTGGGCGCGTACACCACATCAACCGAGGTGGAGCGGGCCGTGGAGGAGGTCTGCCTGGAGGAGTGCGCCCAGCTCTCGCTGAACCTGACGGGCGGCGTCTACGTCAACCAGACCGCGGCCTTCTCGGACTTCCACGGCTCCGGCGGTAATCCGGCGGCCAACGCGGCGCTGTGTGACGGGGCGTTCGTGGCCAACAGGTTCCGGATGGTGGAGGTCCGCCGCCAGGCGTGA
- a CDS encoding TrmH family RNA methyltransferase, producing MGVGPHPLPWPEGAQYDQELLVAGDRRNVVDAYRYWTREAIVADLDTRRHDFHVAVENWGHDFNIGSVVRTANAFLAKEIHIVGRRRWNRRGAMVTDRYQHVRHHPDTESLTAWAAAEGLPIIGIDNLPGAVPLERTELPRRCVLLFGQEGPGLTEEARKHAQRVCSIAQFGSTRSINAGAAAAIAMHAWVQRYAKID from the coding sequence ATCGGTGTCGGGCCGCACCCCCTGCCGTGGCCGGAGGGCGCGCAGTACGACCAGGAACTGCTCGTCGCAGGGGACCGCCGCAACGTGGTCGACGCGTACCGGTACTGGACGCGGGAGGCGATCGTCGCGGACCTGGACACCAGGCGCCACGACTTCCATGTCGCCGTCGAGAACTGGGGCCACGACTTCAACATCGGATCCGTCGTCCGTACCGCCAACGCCTTTCTCGCCAAGGAAATCCACATCGTGGGGCGGCGGCGCTGGAACCGGCGTGGAGCCATGGTGACCGACCGCTACCAACATGTGCGTCACCACCCGGACACGGAGTCGCTCACCGCGTGGGCTGCGGCCGAGGGCCTGCCGATCATCGGGATCGACAATCTGCCGGGCGCGGTGCCACTGGAGCGGACCGAGCTGCCGCGACGTTGTGTGCTGCTGTTCGGGCAGGAGGGCCCCGGGCTCACTGAAGAGGCACGGAAGCACGCGCAGCGGGTTTGCTCGATCGCGCAGTTCGGCTCGACGCGGTCCATCAACGCGGGTGCGGCCGCCGCGATCGCCATGCACGCCTGGGTACAGCGGTACGCAAAGATCGACTGA
- a CDS encoding HTTM domain-containing protein produces MESGEDRHTGLLPGPALVGGCPCGPYGGRPVSSASDLSSKIARGIQRITEAPLGRFQSAVIRIGFSATWLFFLLRELPHRRELYGPHAPWDWGMAKQLTAGNHAFTVLMWSDSTAWFEMVYAVAVLSSVLLLLGWHTRFASALFMIGVLSLQNRSVFVGDGGDNVVHIMAIYLLVTRCSQVWSLDARRAARAARAAGTSGVSAPEPYRDRVGPLLWSALGIALALVTLLGKMSGGWELIFWVMWLVQGLWWVVCRIVPGEPRTFLDVVANLAHNAGLVVIMAEVCLVYSTAGWYKIQGSRWEDGTALYYPLNLHYFSPWPGLSSLLATSGVLVMLLTYGTVIVQVAFPFTLFNRRVKNVLLVAMILEHLGIAVLLGLPFFSMAMIAADAVFLPTGFLLWLGGRAAMLTARARAAARKGPVGRLRPAEGEQGEQPRTLVG; encoded by the coding sequence GTGGAGTCAGGAGAAGATCGACACACGGGTCTCCTACCGGGTCCTGCCCTGGTGGGCGGTTGTCCCTGCGGACCGTACGGAGGACGACCGGTGAGCTCAGCCAGCGACCTCAGCAGCAAGATCGCGCGTGGAATCCAGCGCATCACCGAGGCCCCGCTCGGCCGCTTTCAGAGCGCCGTGATCAGGATCGGGTTCTCCGCCACCTGGCTGTTCTTCCTCCTGCGGGAGCTGCCGCACCGCCGTGAGCTGTACGGACCGCACGCCCCGTGGGACTGGGGCATGGCGAAGCAGCTCACCGCCGGCAATCATGCCTTCACCGTGCTGATGTGGTCGGACTCCACGGCGTGGTTCGAGATGGTCTACGCCGTTGCCGTGCTGTCCAGCGTGCTGCTGCTGCTCGGCTGGCACACACGCTTCGCCTCCGCGCTGTTCATGATCGGCGTGCTGTCACTGCAGAACCGGTCCGTCTTCGTGGGCGACGGCGGCGACAACGTCGTCCACATCATGGCGATCTATCTGCTGGTGACACGCTGTTCCCAGGTCTGGTCGCTGGATGCGCGCCGCGCGGCCCGTGCCGCGCGGGCTGCCGGAACCAGTGGCGTTTCCGCCCCCGAGCCGTACCGGGACCGGGTCGGCCCCCTGCTCTGGTCCGCGCTCGGTATCGCACTCGCACTCGTCACGCTGCTCGGGAAGATGAGTGGCGGCTGGGAACTGATCTTCTGGGTGATGTGGCTGGTCCAGGGATTGTGGTGGGTGGTGTGCCGGATCGTGCCGGGCGAGCCCCGCACTTTCCTCGACGTGGTCGCCAACCTCGCGCACAACGCCGGCCTCGTCGTGATCATGGCCGAGGTCTGTCTGGTCTACTCGACGGCCGGCTGGTACAAGATCCAGGGCTCCCGCTGGGAGGACGGCACGGCCCTCTACTACCCGCTCAACCTGCACTACTTCTCGCCCTGGCCCGGACTGTCCTCGCTGCTCGCCACCAGCGGCGTGCTGGTGATGCTGCTGACGTACGGCACGGTCATCGTTCAGGTGGCCTTCCCCTTCACCCTCTTCAACCGGCGCGTCAAGAACGTGCTGCTGGTCGCGATGATCCTTGAGCACCTCGGTATCGCGGTACTGCTGGGTCTGCCGTTCTTCTCGATGGCGATGATCGCGGCGGACGCGGTCTTCCTGCCGACCGGTTTTCTGCTCTGGCTGGGCGGCCGCGCAGCAATGCTGACCGCCCGCGCACGAGCAGCCGCGCGGAAGGGGCCGGTGGGCAGGCTGCGTCCGGCCGAGGGGGAGCAGGGCGAGCAGCCCCGTACGCTCGTGGGGTGA
- a CDS encoding DUF5819 family protein yields MAAAIALGLIGVLTAVHLAMVFLHVAPSNTVSEQYGKAVNDWIYPEFEQNWKLFAPNPLQQNIDVQARAEIRTKGGEITTTAWTDLSAEDGASLRHNILPSHVDQNELRRAWDFFTGSHNNDNQPIGMRGELSERYIRRLVVMRMSDRQQSGSSVERIQVRSATSSVKAPPWSQEKIDTRVSYRVLPWWAVVPADRTEDDR; encoded by the coding sequence GTGGCCGCAGCCATCGCGCTCGGGCTGATCGGGGTTCTGACCGCCGTCCACCTCGCGATGGTCTTTCTGCATGTCGCGCCGTCGAACACCGTGAGCGAGCAGTACGGCAAGGCGGTGAATGACTGGATCTATCCAGAGTTCGAACAGAACTGGAAGCTCTTCGCACCCAATCCACTCCAGCAGAACATCGACGTTCAGGCCCGTGCTGAGATAAGGACGAAGGGGGGCGAAATCACCACCACCGCTTGGACCGATCTGTCGGCCGAGGACGGGGCGTCCCTCCGCCACAACATTCTCCCCAGCCACGTCGACCAGAACGAGCTCCGTCGTGCCTGGGACTTCTTCACCGGCTCGCACAACAACGACAACCAGCCGATCGGGATGCGGGGCGAGCTGTCGGAGCGGTACATCCGCCGCCTCGTCGTCATGCGGATGAGCGACCGGCAGCAGAGCGGTTCCTCGGTCGAGCGGATACAGGTCCGTTCGGCGACGTCTTCGGTGAAGGCTCCCCCGTGGAGTCAGGAGAAGATCGACACACGGGTCTCCTACCGGGTCCTGCCCTGGTGGGCGGTTGTCCCTGCGGACCGTACGGAGGACGACCGGTGA